The Chitinophaga flava genome has a segment encoding these proteins:
- a CDS encoding fasciclin domain-containing protein, whose protein sequence is MRRIIFFILAFVGLIMACRKTEFQRPPVGEKVPYVETATSDFNTLLERSTQKLFYAAWKRSHIDSLLKSLGSGVRFTILAPDDAAMTAAGFTADKIATAKVADLDSLLLFHVMSEYVDSATLIGQQGNVRHKSLLRDRTIKETVTRLGSQVPFPEAYAYKLYLGVATDGSLLINGKKSGKITPVYARNGVIYPINKPLVRPNKTVIDVINTDPRFSILSGLLKAMDSKWEEVSYGWFERNQYAGLGIEGGDIVSNDAFFAPTNEAFKKAGFNSVEDLMTLNERSMPYLDEDLGEMRNGLFVTDSLLAYSRWGRMYSPRSSNGGGSGVPAMFWSNDLNNAMLSTFALVTSGSNAVPIYFMTLDFGTNGEQITVKVKGSSHAAANIVEADIPTLQGPFHAVDNLILSDKVKF, encoded by the coding sequence ATGAGACGTATCATATTTTTTATACTCGCTTTTGTGGGGTTGATCATGGCCTGCAGGAAAACAGAATTTCAACGGCCACCGGTTGGTGAAAAGGTACCGTATGTAGAGACTGCTACCAGCGATTTCAACACCCTTCTGGAGAGATCAACACAGAAATTGTTTTATGCTGCCTGGAAGAGAAGCCATATAGATTCTCTCCTGAAAAGTTTGGGTAGCGGGGTGCGCTTTACCATCCTGGCGCCGGATGATGCGGCCATGACGGCTGCTGGTTTCACCGCAGACAAAATTGCTACTGCAAAAGTGGCTGATCTGGATTCCCTGTTGCTTTTTCACGTCATGTCTGAATATGTTGATTCAGCTACATTAATTGGACAGCAAGGTAATGTGCGTCACAAATCTCTGCTGAGAGACAGGACCATTAAAGAGACAGTAACGCGGCTGGGTTCCCAAGTGCCTTTTCCGGAGGCATATGCTTACAAATTGTATCTCGGCGTGGCAACGGATGGATCGTTGCTGATCAATGGTAAAAAAAGTGGCAAGATAACACCGGTGTATGCCCGGAATGGGGTCATTTATCCGATCAATAAACCACTGGTACGTCCAAATAAAACCGTCATAGATGTTATCAATACGGACCCGCGCTTTTCCATATTGTCAGGTCTTTTAAAGGCTATGGATAGTAAATGGGAAGAAGTTAGTTATGGTTGGTTTGAAAGAAATCAATATGCGGGCCTGGGTATCGAGGGGGGTGATATTGTTTCAAACGATGCTTTTTTTGCGCCTACCAATGAGGCGTTTAAAAAGGCTGGTTTCAATTCCGTAGAAGACCTGATGACTTTAAATGAGCGTTCCATGCCATACCTCGATGAAGACTTGGGGGAGATGCGCAACGGGTTGTTTGTCACTGATTCTTTGCTGGCATATTCCCGGTGGGGCCGGATGTACTCGCCCAGGAGCTCTAATGGTGGAGGTTCCGGAGTACCAGCCATGTTCTGGTCCAACGACCTGAATAACGCTATGCTCAGCACTTTTGCCTTGGTTACCAGTGGTAGTAATGCAGTGCCCATTTACTTTATGACACTGGATTTTGGTACCAATGGAGAACAAATTACGGTGAAGGTAAAAGGCAGCAGCCATGCTGCAGCAAATATAGTGGAAGCAGATATACCAACGCTGCAGGGACCATTTCATGCGGTAGATAACCTGATTCTTAGCGATAAAGTTAAGTTCTAA
- a CDS encoding fasciclin domain-containing protein yields the protein MLKYIKSCLLIALLPVMFTGCKHDELTVPDTGESYRHAGDFVKNNYDLQLFNAALEYTGLAADMNGEGPFTLLAPNNAAFNELGITRASDFQRLNKDSLKQAMQYHILNRRLPVNEIPSNGVDVRYLNLAGKEVYLTFATSPNNLFVNGSFAVKKNVVLANGILYVMDKVMKYIPGTVQQFLAAQPEYSVYVVALKQSGLWEQLSGAGPFTVFAPDNAALERQGITMETLPAYNSDKYVTARLFGMYILPGRSLFLTDFQALYAIYGTASLQAKIANDNFIYRLTATKNTYMLAPTEYSFAYINPENPALGSLGTVYGNTSRKNDNLTNNGIVHYLPDLVIKPKEALKK from the coding sequence ATGCTTAAATATATTAAATCCTGCCTGCTGATAGCTTTACTGCCTGTAATGTTTACCGGCTGTAAGCATGATGAACTGACGGTGCCTGATACCGGGGAATCTTACCGGCACGCAGGAGATTTTGTTAAAAATAATTACGACCTGCAACTGTTCAATGCTGCCCTGGAGTACACTGGTCTGGCAGCAGACATGAACGGAGAAGGGCCTTTTACATTGCTGGCGCCAAACAACGCCGCTTTCAATGAGCTGGGTATTACCCGTGCGTCAGATTTTCAACGTCTTAATAAGGATAGTCTGAAACAGGCCATGCAGTATCATATTCTCAATCGCAGGCTGCCTGTAAACGAGATTCCTTCTAATGGGGTGGATGTAAGATATCTTAATCTCGCCGGGAAAGAGGTGTATCTGACCTTTGCTACTTCGCCGAACAATTTGTTTGTAAACGGTTCTTTTGCTGTCAAGAAAAATGTGGTGCTGGCAAACGGCATCCTGTACGTGATGGATAAGGTGATGAAATATATACCTGGTACGGTGCAGCAATTTCTGGCGGCGCAGCCGGAATACAGTGTGTATGTGGTTGCCCTTAAACAAAGTGGATTATGGGAGCAGCTGTCAGGAGCAGGTCCGTTTACTGTTTTTGCACCAGACAATGCGGCGTTGGAAAGACAGGGCATTACCATGGAAACGCTGCCTGCCTATAATTCAGACAAGTATGTAACGGCAAGACTTTTCGGTATGTATATACTACCTGGAAGAAGCTTGTTCCTGACTGATTTTCAGGCATTGTATGCTATCTATGGCACGGCATCATTACAGGCAAAGATCGCCAACGACAATTTCATATACCGGCTAACGGCCACCAAGAATACCTACATGCTGGCGCCCACAGAATATTCTTTTGCTTACATCAATCCGGAAAATCCGGCATTAGGTAGTCTGGGAACCGTGTACGGTAACACCTCCCGTAAAAATGACAATCTCACCAACAACGGTATTGTTCACTATCTGCCTGATCTGGTGATCAAGCCGAAGGAGGCATTAAAGAAATAA
- a CDS encoding fasciclin domain-containing protein, with protein sequence MRKFNINIKALAACGILLLTAASCSKDKDVQPAKDSNRVVQVLADNFNLSIMSTVVGRSNLRSELNEAGPFTVFAPSDEAFAKSGYGTPVSVLSAPVTLIGSIAAYHTVEGNYDLNKMPFLFNQEITSRGGKLFVTKWVKGKDTVLTINGSRLLASSIKASNGQVQVIDRMLQPYLYGTIGDAIAAESSLTLFWQAIQRAGLVELLNGKTPVTVYAPSNTAMISKGYTTVEAINAVPVAEIAAFAKYHIVADRRFVNDYILTTAAGKTTATQGMLDNNSVAVKLIPDLQKPGAFTGIRLRGPGNNTDVNLLKQDVIAGNGVLHIVDNTLRITQ encoded by the coding sequence ATGAGAAAGTTTAATATCAATATAAAAGCCCTGGCGGCCTGTGGTATCCTGTTGCTGACTGCTGCCAGCTGCTCTAAGGATAAGGATGTACAACCGGCAAAAGACAGCAACAGGGTTGTACAGGTGCTGGCGGATAACTTCAACCTCTCTATCATGAGCACCGTAGTAGGTCGTTCTAATCTTCGCAGTGAGCTGAATGAGGCTGGTCCTTTCACCGTATTTGCACCTTCTGATGAAGCATTTGCGAAATCCGGCTATGGTACCCCAGTATCGGTGTTAAGTGCACCGGTGACGTTGATTGGCTCCATTGCCGCCTATCATACTGTAGAAGGTAACTACGACCTGAATAAAATGCCTTTCCTGTTTAATCAGGAAATCACTTCCCGCGGTGGAAAGCTCTTTGTGACCAAGTGGGTTAAAGGTAAAGATACCGTGCTGACGATCAATGGCAGTCGGCTGCTGGCCTCCTCCATCAAAGCTTCCAACGGACAGGTCCAGGTAATTGACCGCATGCTGCAGCCTTATTTGTACGGGACTATAGGAGATGCCATTGCGGCGGAATCCTCCCTGACCCTTTTCTGGCAGGCCATTCAACGTGCCGGCCTGGTGGAACTGCTGAACGGGAAGACGCCTGTTACCGTGTACGCCCCCAGTAATACCGCCATGATAAGCAAGGGATACACCACCGTGGAAGCGATCAACGCCGTGCCTGTAGCAGAGATTGCCGCTTTCGCAAAATATCACATTGTAGCAGATCGCCGCTTTGTGAATGACTACATCCTGACAACAGCTGCCGGTAAAACTACTGCTACACAGGGGATGCTGGATAATAACTCCGTTGCTGTAAAGCTGATTCCGGATTTGCAGAAGCCAGGCGCCTTCACTGGCATCAGGCTGAGAGGCCCCGGCAACAATACGGATGTAAATCTGCTCAAACAGGATGTGATTGCAGGTAACGGTGTGTTGCATATTGTTGACAACACCTTACGCATCACGCAATAA